A window of the Magnolia sinica isolate HGM2019 unplaced genomic scaffold, MsV1 ctg360, whole genome shotgun sequence genome harbors these coding sequences:
- the LOC131236316 gene encoding uncharacterized protein LOC131236316 isoform X2: protein MILNKENQRYFLRHSTRTYRAYWSHCAVFCSFAYSTSLLDHEGPFFFHYAVFCLFKVDSGVLETGIFIFIGFGCFGVHFSKEVSTQESRWRFGQDDREYMIGRWIWESGRNYCVMKTAKGAKIFSAAVAATIDSQQTGKDGEEKLKMHTHSYCCLDHAQLKPVSVVIDFTDPSMVYDNVKQDSSCSKCLPFVGRIL from the exons ATGATATTGAATAAAGAAAATCAGAGATACTTTCTTAGGCATTCCACAAGGACCTATCGTGCATATTGGAGCCACTGTGCAGTATTTTGCTCCTTTGCTTACTCAACAAGTCTGTTAGATCATGAGGGGCCTTTTTTCTTCCACTATGCAGTATTCTGCTTATTCAAGGTCGATTCAGGTGTATTGGAAACTGGAATATTTATATTCATTGGTTTTGGATGCTTTGGAGTTCATTTCTCAAAAGAG GTGTCGACCCAAGAATCAAGGTGGAGGTTTGGCCAAGA CGACAGGGAATACATGATAGGTCGCTGGATTTGGGAGTCAGGAAGAAATTATTGTGTGATGAAG ACAGCTAAAGGCGCAAAGATATTTAGTGCTGCAGTAGCTGCCACCATTGATAGTCAACAAACTGGGAAAGATGGTGAAGAAAAGCTGAAAATGCATACACACTCTTACTGCTGCTTAGATCATGCTCAG TTGAAACCAGTTAGTGTGGTCATCGATTTCACTGACCCATCAATGGTTTATGACAATGTGAAACAG
- the LOC131236316 gene encoding uncharacterized protein LOC131236316 isoform X3: protein MILNKENQRYFLRHSTRTYRAYWSHCAVFCSFAYSTSLLDHEGPFFFHYAVFCLFKVDSGVLETGIFIFIGFGCFGVHFSKEVSTQESRWRFGQDDREYMIGRWIWESGRNYCVMKTAKGAKIFSAAVAATIDSQQTGKDGEEKLKMHTHSYCCLDHAQDSSCSKCLPFVGRIL, encoded by the exons ATGATATTGAATAAAGAAAATCAGAGATACTTTCTTAGGCATTCCACAAGGACCTATCGTGCATATTGGAGCCACTGTGCAGTATTTTGCTCCTTTGCTTACTCAACAAGTCTGTTAGATCATGAGGGGCCTTTTTTCTTCCACTATGCAGTATTCTGCTTATTCAAGGTCGATTCAGGTGTATTGGAAACTGGAATATTTATATTCATTGGTTTTGGATGCTTTGGAGTTCATTTCTCAAAAGAG GTGTCGACCCAAGAATCAAGGTGGAGGTTTGGCCAAGA CGACAGGGAATACATGATAGGTCGCTGGATTTGGGAGTCAGGAAGAAATTATTGTGTGATGAAG ACAGCTAAAGGCGCAAAGATATTTAGTGCTGCAGTAGCTGCCACCATTGATAGTCAACAAACTGGGAAAGATGGTGAAGAAAAGCTGAAAATGCATACACACTCTTACTGCTGCTTAGATCATGCTCAG
- the LOC131236316 gene encoding uncharacterized protein LOC131236316 isoform X1, producing the protein MILNKENQRYFLRHSTRTYRAYWSHCAVFCSFAYSTSLLDHEGPFFFHYAVFCLFKVDSGVLETGIFIFIGFGCFGVHFSKEVSTQESRWRFGQDDREYMIGRWIWESGRNYCVMKTAKGAKIFSAAVAATIDSQQTGKDGEEKLKMHTHSYCCLDHAQLKPVSVVIDFTDPSMVYDNVKQQNEDSVSFDCNGAFGHEDPNSQASLEDLCCSHLVKTSFLVDFLHSFYVHYTICDYVLLWKPLIRVST; encoded by the exons ATGATATTGAATAAAGAAAATCAGAGATACTTTCTTAGGCATTCCACAAGGACCTATCGTGCATATTGGAGCCACTGTGCAGTATTTTGCTCCTTTGCTTACTCAACAAGTCTGTTAGATCATGAGGGGCCTTTTTTCTTCCACTATGCAGTATTCTGCTTATTCAAGGTCGATTCAGGTGTATTGGAAACTGGAATATTTATATTCATTGGTTTTGGATGCTTTGGAGTTCATTTCTCAAAAGAG GTGTCGACCCAAGAATCAAGGTGGAGGTTTGGCCAAGA CGACAGGGAATACATGATAGGTCGCTGGATTTGGGAGTCAGGAAGAAATTATTGTGTGATGAAG ACAGCTAAAGGCGCAAAGATATTTAGTGCTGCAGTAGCTGCCACCATTGATAGTCAACAAACTGGGAAAGATGGTGAAGAAAAGCTGAAAATGCATACACACTCTTACTGCTGCTTAGATCATGCTCAG TTGAAACCAGTTAGTGTGGTCATCGATTTCACTGACCCATCAATGGTTTATGACAATGTGAAACAG CAAAATGAGGATAGTGTGAGTTTTGATTGCAATGGAGCCTTTGGACATGAGGATCCGAATTCACAAGCAAGCTTGGAAGATCTTTGTTGCTCACATCTTGTAAAGACAAGTTTCCTAGTAGACTTTTTACATTCATTTTATGTGCATTACACTATCTGTGATTATGTTCTGTTGTGGAAGCCATTGATTCGTGTTTCTACATGA
- the LOC131236316 gene encoding uncharacterized protein LOC131236316 isoform X4, whose amino-acid sequence MILNKENQRYFLRHSTRTYRAYWSHCAVFCSFAYSTSLLDHEGPFFFHYAVFCLFKVDSGVLETGIFIFIGFGCFGVHFSKEVSTQESRWRFGQDDREYMIGRWIWESGRNYCVMKTAKGAKIFSAAVAATIDSQQTGKDGEEKLKMHTHSYCCLDHAQLTSLRNKFHGG is encoded by the exons ATGATATTGAATAAAGAAAATCAGAGATACTTTCTTAGGCATTCCACAAGGACCTATCGTGCATATTGGAGCCACTGTGCAGTATTTTGCTCCTTTGCTTACTCAACAAGTCTGTTAGATCATGAGGGGCCTTTTTTCTTCCACTATGCAGTATTCTGCTTATTCAAGGTCGATTCAGGTGTATTGGAAACTGGAATATTTATATTCATTGGTTTTGGATGCTTTGGAGTTCATTTCTCAAAAGAG GTGTCGACCCAAGAATCAAGGTGGAGGTTTGGCCAAGA CGACAGGGAATACATGATAGGTCGCTGGATTTGGGAGTCAGGAAGAAATTATTGTGTGATGAAG ACAGCTAAAGGCGCAAAGATATTTAGTGCTGCAGTAGCTGCCACCATTGATAGTCAACAAACTGGGAAAGATGGTGAAGAAAAGCTGAAAATGCATACACACTCTTACTGCTGCTTAGATCATGCTCAG CTTACTTCATTGAGAAACAAATTCCATGGTGGTTGA